A window of Hordeum vulgare subsp. vulgare chromosome 5H, MorexV3_pseudomolecules_assembly, whole genome shotgun sequence genomic DNA:
acgtattctccgttcctgaccggcaaaaataagcgcgtacgtatgagctcggctcggctcattcccgcaacccgcggcgcgtcgtgacgaggcgtggcgtggcgaggcgggcggcggaggaggagtgcgcgagggcaccttctcttctcactctccaatagcatgtggaagagagacccttataaaggggtccaaactctcctccactagcggggtgggactaaacttcccaccaccttgtcatgccaccacctacatgggcccttggagatttttctgaaattctctaatgggcctaaagcccacctccaaatttcaacaatcccccaccagatctcaagagcacatcgtgttccctcgttccaatcactgttttaatataccagcatttcagtgaagacctgttaaggttgagcttcacctagaacaagtagctacacccctttaaaactgaacaatggactatgccttgaattgttagtttggcgtaaaggagcttcaccacaagtcttactagtactagactgccgaaggtgacccctcgggtggagcatattagtcacactcctggcccattcatgagtttactagagatcacccaaacctcatagactgtgaccagcagtcaagctcatataggtgtgttcctccaaagatcgctctgtaggacagcatcttgcttacatataagctttagaacacattaagacagtagtcatcctaccatacagtatccgagagtattgcttctccaacggagtgggttagtaaagttactctcctcagttcaccactggcttgttttcccaggtcctttgaactcttcactttaacaataaccgtctgattatcgcagttcataaggatagccggaaccggcttctcaaccacaggtaagtccatcaaaagatctcgaagaaattctgcttcgacaccagatgtgtctaatgctgttaattctgcttccattgttgatcttgttaagatcgtttgcttgcaagacttccaggaaacagcaccacccccaagagtaaacatatacccaatagtggccttcatctcatcagcatcagagatccaattcacatcactatacccttcaagtaccgatgggaatcccgtatagtgaagcccgtggttgacagtacctttcaataagtgcataattctttcaacagcacgccaatgaacatcgcccgggtttgcaacaaaccggctaagtttgctcacagcaaacgcgatgtcaggcctcgttgcgctagctaggtacataagtgaaccgatagtttgagagaatctcaattgatctatagttgtgcctttaaactttcgaataagcacactaggatcatatggtgtttgagaaattttgcagtctcaatatccaaagcgactcaaaatcttctcaacatagtgggattgcagaagtgtaatcccaccctcatcatctctcaatagcttgatgttcaagataacatcagccaccccaaggtccttcatctcaaagttttgagacagaaaagacttaacctcctcaattactttgaggttggttccaaatatcagtatgtcatcaacatacaagcacaatataactccttcgcccccaccatggcgatagtatacacatttgtcagcttcattaacaacgaagccaacagatgtcagagttgtattaaacttctcatgccattgcttaggtgcttgtctcagaccatataaagatttcagcaacttacacacctttccttcctgaccttctatcacaaagccatctggctgttgcatatagatttcctcatttagctctccattcaggaaagccgtcttaacgtccatttgatgaacgagaagaccatgagatgctgccaatgagagtagtactcgaatggtggtcagtctagccacaggtgaataagtatcgaagaaatcttcctcttctttctgggcatagcccttggccacaagcctagccttgtacttttcaatcgtaccatcgggcctaagcttatttttgaacacccacttgcatcccaatggtttgcaaccatagggacgatcagtgatttcccatgtcccgttagccatgatggaatccatctcgctacagaccacagctttccagtaatcagcatctggagaagcatacgcttctgaaatagaagagggattatcatccacgaggtatacaaagaaatcatcaccaaaggtctttgcagtcctttgtctcttgcccctaccacgggcttcctcgtcatcctcctcaggattttcatcatgtgtttgttcatagtattccataggaatggcaggctcaggagttatctcagattcctgtctagaagtgctttgcatatctctcatgggaaatatatcctcaaagaatgtagcatccctcgactccattattgtaccgaccttcacgtcaggtacctcagatttcactactagaaatctatagcctacgctattcttagcgtatcccaaattaacgcaatccatagtctttggtccaagcttacgcttcttggggatcgatacattgactttcgccaagcagccccaagtacgtaagtacgagagcgtcgtccttctcttcgaccactccttgtagggagtgacctcattatcttttgtaggaactttattcaggacatgacacgcggtcaacatagcctccccccaccatgccttggataaacccgatgtatctaacatggcgttaaccaaatcagttagagtacggtttttctgctcggcaaccccgtttgactggggtgaatagggaggcgtcctctcatgaataatgccgtgttccgcacaaaatgaatcaaattcgtttgagaagtattctccaccacgatcagagcggagtcgtttaattttcttttcaagttgattctcaacttctgccttatagattttaaagtagtgtagagcctcatctttagtatttaacagatacacatagcaaaatctagtggaatcatctatcaatgtcatgaagtatttctttccacctttagtcaacacaccattcatctcacaaagatcagaatgtatgagttctaatggtgccaagtgtctctcctctgcagccttgtgaggcttgcgaggttgctttgcttgcacacacgaatggcacttagaacctttggctaaagtgaaagttgggattaaattcagttttgctagccgcgaaataacaccgaaacttatgtgacaaagacgtgaatgccaaacttcagattcattaacactcgaatgaatattgttcacgagttTATTACaaaaaatctgctagagaaaggcggaacagacctccgcattcataaccttttccaacgaaaagtccatatttcgtaactactactttattagactcgaacaccaacttaaacccttctctacacagaagggagccactaacgagattcttcttgatggcggggacatgctgcacgttcttcggttgcacgatccttcccgaagtaaacttcagatcgaccgtgccaacaccaagaacagaagcactcgcgccattccccatcaatacggacccgcgaccggtggcctcatAAGAAGAggacaatgataagtcagcacacacatgaatattcgcacccatgtccacccaccaatcggtggactgacaaactgtaaatacagtaagtaaattaccgtacccagatgcaccactttcattgttgcccacgatcatattggcagacttggagtcctgtgctggcttcttgtacttgtttgggcatttgttcgcccaatgttcctctgaaccacaagtatagcagccatctcccttcttattcttcttgaagggcttctttcccttcttcttgaagtcggtattctgttggatagaattctttcccttgggcttgtgagaattgaagttcctctgatgtaccatattggcagcagaagagctttccaccgcttttccattggagtcctttgctctcgagttctgctcaacactcagatggccgatgatgtcctctactgagaactcacgcctctgatgtttcagagtagtagcaaagttcctccaggaattagggagcttagcaattatacagcccgcgacaaacttgccccgcaaattgcacttaagaacctcaagttccttagctatgcataatatctcatgagcttgttccaatacagaacggttgtcaaccatcttgtaatcatggaactgctccataacatacatctcactcccagcatcggtggccccaaatttagattcgagcgcctcccacaagtccttggcaacatgcatatgtaagtatgcaccaaccagcttatctccgatcacgctaatgactgctccaaggaataggacggtggcctccttaaacatcttctcctgttcaggagtgatagtttccgtaggagtgacaccggctacccagaacacgttcatagctgtgagccataaggtggttctcgtttgccaacccttgaaaaaagtaccggtaaacttatccggtttcagtgcagcagcaaaaccattactcaaaaaattcctacagacattaggtttttggattgttgagtaaataggcaattttccgagtatattaatccacgagacaataactagcatggcattgactagactaatgatatactgatcttgagctaacctagcacatactacgcatataatggatacatctatgcagacaagcagtactgctaggataaatacgaacatgaggataaacgagtcataccctccaatcggccagttggccgtagcagcagcggcggcggcggcagtatcctctgccgtcttcttctcggcttcctcgccgagacggtcagcttcgcttggtgaagacatggcgatgacgagggcgacgcggacgtagacgaagcagacggacggaggcgagcaatcgcgtgatcgctccccaaaaacctaatcgcccctctcccgtataggaaccggagaggcgaggtttcggaggcctgctctcccgtcgaccatgTACGTGGTAaatgggacggagtcgccggcggtagCAGcggtcaaggaacgaacgcgtgaggcagatgtgatatgattctcgtgacggctagggtaggcgatcgcgtgcttataaaggcggttgGGCCCACgttcgagtcggtaacagcccacgatccgacgtatcggatcgtgccgtgtccgttacgtattctccattCCTGACCAGCAAAAATAagtgcgtaggtatgagctcggctcggctcattcccgcggcgCGGCGCCGCGCGGCGCggcgtgacgaggcgaggcgaggcgtggcgtggcgaggcgggcggcggaggaggagtgcgcaagGGCACCTTcttttctcactctccaatagcatgtggaagagagacccttataaaggggtccaaactctcctccactagcggggtgggactaaacttcccaccaccttgtcatgccaccacctacatgggcccttggagatttttctgaaattctctaatgggcctaaagcccacctccaaatttcaacaatcccccaccagatctcaagggcacatcgtgttccctcgttccaatcactgttttaatataccagcatttcagtgaagacctgttaaggttgagcttcacctagaacaggtagctacacccctttacaactgaacaatggactatgccttgaattgttagtttggcgtaaaggagcttcaccacaagtcttactagtactagactgccgaaggtgacccctcgggtggagcatattagtcacactcctggcctattcatgagtttactagagatcacccaaacctcatagactgtgaccaacagtcaagctcatataggtgtgttcctccaaagatcgctccataggacagcatcttgcttacatataagctttagaacacattaagacagtagtcatcctaccatacagtatccaagagtattgcatctccaacggagtgggttagtaaagttactctcctcagttcaccactggcttgtttcccaggtcctacttcacgggatctccgatcatataggttgggttactgccatggcaactcatgtgggtctcatacccatctccctcgatgcactatctatcacaacacgtgatagccctttagtaaagggatctgccagattcttagccgtttggatataatccaacgctatcactccggagtttctcaaacgtctgacagacttcaatcgcattcttatatgtttgttggacttcatattgtcctttgaactcttcactttaaaaataaccgtctgattatcgcagttcataaggatagccgaaaccggcttctcaaccacaggtaagtccatcaaaagatctcgaagaaattctgcttcgacaccagatgtgtctaatgttgttaattctgcttccattgtcgatcttgttaagatcgtttgcttgcaagacttccaggaaacagcaccacccccaagagtaaacatatacccagtagtggccttcatctcatcagcatcagagatccaattcgcatcactatacccttcaagtaccgatgggaatcccgtatagtgaagcccgtggttgacttacctttcaagtagcgcataattctttcaacagcacgccaatgaagatcgcccgggtttgcaataaaccggctaagtttgctcacagcaaacgcgatgtcaggcctcgttgcgctagctaggtacataagtgaactgataatttgagagaatctcaattgatctgtagctgtgcctttaaactttcgaataagcacactaggatcatatggtgtttgagaaattttgcagtctgaatatccaaagcgactcaaaatcttctcaacatagtgggattgcagaagtataatcccaccctcatcatctctcaacagcttgatgttcaagataacatcagccatcccaaggtccttcatctcaaagttttgagacagaaaagacttaacctcctcaattactttgaggttggttccaaatatcagtatgtcatcaacatacaagcacaatataactccttcgcccccaccatggcgatagtatacacatttgtcagcttcattaacaacgaagccaatagatgtcagagttgtattaaacttctcatgccattgcttaggtgcttgtctcataccatataaagatttcagcaacttacacacctttccttcctgaccttctatcacaaagccatctggctgttgcatatagatttcctcatttagctctccattcaggaaagccgtcttaacgtccatttgatgaacgagaagaccatgagaggccgccaatcagagtagtactcgaatggtggtcagtctagccacaggtgaataagtatcgaagaaatcttcctcttctttctgggcatagcccttggccacaagcctagccttgtacttttcaatcgtaccatcgggcctaagcttctttttgaacacccacttgcatcccaatggtttgcaaccatagggacgatcagtgatttcccatgtcccgttagccatgatggaatccatctcgctacagaccacagctttccagtaatcagcatctggagaagcatacgcttctgaaatagaagagggattatcatccacgaggtatacaaagaaatcatcaccaaaggtctttgcagtcctttgtctcttgcccctaccacgggcttcctcgtcatcctcctcaggattttcatcatgtgtttgttcatagtattccataggaatggcaggctcaggagttatctcagattcctgtctagaagtgctttgcatatctctcatgggaaatatatcctcaaagaatgtagcatccctcgactccattattgtaccgaccttcacgtcaggtacctcagatttcactactagaaatctatagcctacgctattcttagcgtatcccaaattaacgcaatccatagtctttggtccaagcttacgcttcttggggatcggtacattgactttcgccaagcagccccaagtacgtaagtacgagagcgtcgtccttctcttcgaccactccttgtagggagtgacctcattatcttttgtaggaactttattcaggacatgacacgcggtcaacatagcctccccccaccatgccttggataaacccgatgtatctaacatggcgttaaccaaatcagttagagtacggtttttccgctcggcaaccccgtttgactagggtgaatagggaggcgccctctcatgaataatgttgtgttccgcacaaaatgaatcaaattcgtttgagaagtactctccaccacgatcagaccggactcgtttaattttcttttcaagttgattctcaacttctgccttatagattttaaagtagtgtagagcctcatctttagtatttaacagatacacatagcaaaatctagtggaatcatctatcaatgtcatgaagtatttcttttcacctttagtcaacacaccattcatctcacaaagatcagaatgtatgagttctaatggtgccaagtgtctctcctctgcagccttgtgaggcttgcgaggttgctttgcttgcacacacgaatggcacttagaacctttggctaaagtgaaagttgggattaaattcagttttgctagccgcgacataacaccgaaacttatgtgacaaagacgtgaatgccaaacttcagattcattaacactcgaatgaatattgttcacgactttattacaaaaaatctgctagagaaaggcagaacagacctccgcattcataaccttttccaacgaaaagtccatatttcgtaactactactttattagactcgaacaccaacttaaacccttctctacacagaagggagccactaacgagattcttcttgatggcggggacatgctgcacgttcttcagctgcacgatccttcccgaagtaaactttagatcgaccgtgccaacaccaagaacagaagcactcgcgccattccccatcaatacggacccgcgaccagtGGCctaataagaagagaacaatgataagtcagcacacacatgaatatttgcacccgtgtccacccaccaatcggtggactgacaaactgtaaatacagtaagtaaattaccgtacccagatgcaccactttcattgttgcccacgatcatattggcagacttggagtcctgtgccggcttcttgtacttgtttgggcatttgttcgcccaatgttcctctgaaccacaagtatagcagccatctcccttcttattcttcttgaagggcttctttcccttcttcttgaagtcggtattctgttggacagaattctttcccttgggcttgtgagaattgaagttcctctgatgtaccatattggcagcagaagagctttccactgcttttccattggagtcctttgctctcgagttctgctcaacactcagatggccgatgatgtcctctactgagaactcacgcctctgatgtttcagagtagtagcaaagttcctccaggaattagggagcttagcaattatacagcccgcgacaaacttgcccggcaaattgcacttaagaacctcaagttccttagctatgcatattatctcatgagcttgttccaatacagaacggttgtcaaccatcttgtaatcatggaactgctccataacatacatctcactcccagcatcggtggccccaaatttagattcgagcgcctcccacaagtccttggcaacatgcatatgtaagtatgcaccaaccagcttatctccgatcacgctaatgactgctccaaggaataggacggtggcctccttaaacatcttctcctgttcaggagtgatagtttccgtaggagtgacaccggctaccgagaacacgttcatagctgtgagccataaggtggttctcgtttgccaacgtttgaaaaaagtaccggtaaacttatccggtttcagtgcagcagcaaaaccattactcgaaaaattcctacagacattaggtttttggattgttgagtaaataggcaattttccgagtatattaatccacgagacaataactagcatggcattgactagactaatgatatactgatcttgagctaacctagcacatactacgcatgtagtggatacatctatgcagacaagcagtactgctaggataaatacgaacatgaggataaacgagtcataccctccaatcggctagTTGGCCGTagtagcagcggcggcggcggcagtatcctctgccgtcttcttctcggcttcctcgcggagacggtcagcttcgcttggtgaagacatggcgatgacgagggcgacgcggacgtagacgaagcagacggacggaggcgagcagtcgcgtgatcgctccccaaaaacctaatcgcccctctcccgtacaggaaccggagaggcgaggtttcggaggcctgctctcccgtcgaccgtgtacgcggtaaatggGACGgaatcgccggcggcagcagcagtcaaggaacgaacgcgtgaggcagatgtgatctgattctcgtgacggctagggtaggcgatcgcgtgcttataaaggcggctgggtggagagacgtgggccgaacccacgtccgagtcggtaacagcccacgatccgacgtctcggatcgtgccgtgtccgttacgtattctccgtttctgaccggcaaaaataagcgcgtaggtatgggctcggctcggctcattcgtcgtgacgaggcgggcgacggagaggagtgcgcgagggcaccttttcttctcactctccaatagcatgtggaagagagactctTATAaaagggtccaaactctcctccactaacgggatgggactaaacttcccaccaccttgtcatgccgccacctacatgggcccttgaagatttttctgaaattctctaatgggcctaaagcccaccttcaaaaatttcaacaggtCACCCTTTGGGCAGTGTGGAGAGCAAGAGGCAAGGCCATATATGAAGAAGTTTTCTACAGCCCAGGCAACAAACCAATTTATCCAAGCATACATATCAAACTTCGACATCGTTGAGGGGACGGGACATGCTCAAGTGAAGATCCCAGTGGTTCGGCCTGCTCACTGGATTCGACCACCAAACTTGTATGCAAAGATAAATGTTGATGCGGCGGTTGGACAGAACCGAGGACGGAGTGTTGCTGCTGCGATTTGCCGCGACCTGGCGGGTCACTTCCAGGGAACATCGACACTGATGTTTAAGGGAACCAATAATCCACCAACCGTAGAAGCTCTCGCAGTTCGGGAGGCGCTATCCCTCGCATATCAAATAGAAAGCTCAAGCCAGCTATGGAGCCATACTACGCGTGAAATCATAGACCATTCTACCTCTTTTAATTCACTCACTATTGTTCATGAGTTCAGGAGTTCGAATTTCGAAGGTCACAATCCAGCGaagcatgtactccctccggtcctttttagtctgcatattagctttgtctgaagtcaaagtatctctactttgaccaaatttatagaaatatgtatcaacattcacaatgccaaattaatattgttagattcattacgaaaggtagtttcatgatatgtatatttgctattatagatgttgatattttttaatatatatttagtcaaactttgtaaagtttgacttgatccaaatctaatatgcggagtaaaaaAGACTGAAGGGAGTATTAAAATTAGGGGTTGGTCGCCATGTTTGGTTAGCAACCCGGATGACCTTTCATTTGTACCTCTAAACGTTGGTTCGAGTGAATAAAAGCTTCGCGAGATTGTCTTAAAAAAAAATCAGCTCACATCAAGTGTATGAGACAATCGGAATCCCCTATACACAGCTAGATGAGTTCTAGGCATCCAACCTCAGAATACAAAGTAGATCCAACCTCAGAATACAATCAGCCGTTGATGAGGCAAATAAGTAATACATCCGCAGTAGTAACTACTAGGATTCCTTCTCTCGCCTACAACAGAGTAAGAATCAGACTGATAGTACAACTAATCTACACAAGGAGCACGTCAATCAGAATCCAATGGCGCCGATCCCAGAAGAAGCTCTGGCGTTGAAGCAGAAAGAGTATATGCCGGTGACAGCGAGCATAATTCCAGTACCGGAACCGGTGACGCGCATGAAGCCCGCCAGGAGGGTCAGAGCCCCAACGCATAGTCCAACGACAAAGGCCACCATGGCGACACGGCCGCTCCATCGGCTAAAGGGAATGGAGTCCGCCTGCGCAGGCGTCACGCTAACTCCGTGCCCAACCAGCCGGGCCACATATCTCTTGGAATACCCGCACAGAACGAACCAGGCCGTCGATACATAAGCGCACCCGCCAAGCAGCAAGGCGGCATAGAGGCATGTGTGTACCGGGTCTCTTGCCACATCAGCCAAGCTGCATTTCATGGACATGGAGAAACAGTTATTTGATCTCAATCACGATGAATAGTTCAGAGACATATTGAGGAGTTGGCAGTAATTAATTATATATGTGTGCTCACGTTGGTGGTGTGGTTAGGTAGTAGGCGATCCCGCTTACTGGGGTAAACCCTCCAAAAGTTTTAGACCGTTCCCACTTGCCGAGCAGATTGACCAGCTTGTCTCCGCCATATTTCATGTATAATTGCTGCAACAAACATTAACCCAAAACGAGAATTTTACTCATGCATCCGGCCAGAGTACATGATGACTAGCTACATTGATGAAAGGGACACGAATCATGCAAGGTACGTAGGTACTCACCTCTGAGAATACATAGGCCCATGAAAGGAGGATGGCTTGGAAGAGGATGGGAGCATATGAGAGGTAGGATATGTCGATGCTGTAGTTGGCCTGAAACCTAGCAGCATCCACATCATCTGGCGATCGCCGTGGCCTTGTTAGTGGCAACGCGACATGCAAGCCTTGTAACCTGCAGACAAGCAGAAAGAAGCCAAGCGACGCCGCAAGGTCTCCATGTTTGCCATCTCTGAAGCCCCTCCAGAGAAGAGTTGCACTGAAcgtacatacacatatacatacgCAATCGTTAATTATGGT
This region includes:
- the LOC123397622 gene encoding protein transport protein Sec61 subunit alpha-like, with protein sequence MTMRMASFNLFRLRPLAELLPEVESPTEVVPFRRKAAYTAGSLLVVLAGTQLPLYGIDTSTAVHAPLYWFQTACAANCGTVMALGVIPLLLSEATSHLLLGLRIVNPIHENHLLLNGLQKVLGVLISVVVPVGNALSMGHWSVGASILISLQVFVGSVIVIYLDEVLRKGYGLLPGIPLCTTANVCATLLWRGFRDGKHGDLAASLGFFLLVCRLQGLHVALPLTRPRRSPDDVDAARFQANYSIDISYLSYAPILFQAILLSWAYVFSEQLYMKYGGDKLVNLLGKWERSKTFGGFTPVSGIAYYLTTPPTLADVARDPVHTCLYAALLLGGCAYVSTAWFVLCGYSKRYVARLVGHGVSVTPAQADSIPFSRWSGRVAMVAFVVGLCVGALTLLAGFMRVTGSGTGIMLAVTGIYSFCFNARASSGIGAIGF